From Streptomyces sp. SCSIO 75703:
CGGCCCGCCCGCGTAGGCCCCGCCCCGGCCACCGCCGCGCGGGTCACATCCGGCCGATCGGGGCGAGGACCGCGTCCGTCAGCCGGGCCAGATCGGCCGGGGACAGTTCGATCTCCAGGCCCCGGCGGCCCGCCGAGACGCGGATCGTCTCGTGCTCCGACGCCGAGGAGTCCAGTACCGTCGGCAGCCGCTTGCGCTGCCCGAGCGGCGAGATGCCGCCCCGCACGTACCCCGTGGCGCGCTCGGCCAGCGCCGGGTCGGCCATCGCCGCCCGCTTGCCGCCCACCGCCGAGGCCAGCGCCTTCAGGTCGAGCCGGCCCGCCACCGGTACCACGGCGACCGTCAGCGCCCCGTCCACGTCGGCGATCAGCGTCTTGAAAACCTGTTCCGGCGGGACGCCCATCGCCTCGGCCGCCTCCTGCCCGAAGGACGGGTGGGCCGGGTCGTGGTCGTAGGAGTGCACGGTGCCGGGCACCCCGGCCGCCGTGAGCGCGACCGTCGCGGGCGTGCCGCCCTGCTGCCGCCTGTTCGCCTTCCTCGCCATCCGGTGTGGCCCCCTTTGTGGTACTCGTCGCCGGACGCCCGTCGCCCGGGACGCCTCAGTTGTGGCTGGTCGGCCCGTGTGTCAGGTTCGCCGCGGGCAGCGACGGCAGATGGCGGATGATCGCCGTCTCGGACCGCAGCAGCCGCAGTTCGTCGCGGAGCCGGGACGCGGTGTCGGGCGCCTGGAGCAGCCGCTGCTTGGTCGGCGTGTCGAGCATCATCGCGGCGGCCACCAGGTACGAGACCACACCCGGGTCGTCCGGGAGGTCCCCGCTGGTGGCCAGGGTCCGCTCGCGCGCCCCCGCCAGCCGCCGCTGGTACTGCCGGAAGGAGCGCAGCACGCCCTCGGCGAGCGCCCCCGACTCGTCCCCGGGGTCCTCGGCCAGCGGTTCCAGGGCGGCGGTGAGGAAGTCGCCGGAGGCGTCCACGGAGGTCAGCCGCACCCGGGTGGTCCCGGTCGCCAGCACCTCGAAGGTGCCGTCGGGCCGCTCGCGGACGGTCGCCGCGTCCGCCACGCAGCCGACCTTGTGGAAGGCGTCGGCGGGGTCGGCGCCGAAGCCGGCCGCCGGACCGCGCTCGGGCCGGGCCGTGGGATCGGGCATGCCGGGGGCGCTGGGGGCCACCTCGTGGCCGTCGCGGATCGCCACGACGGCGAACCGGCGCTCGTCCTCGGGCGCCTTCAGCAGCTCGCGCATCATGGCGCGATAGCGCTCCTCGAAGATGTTGAGCGGGAGCACCAGTCCCGGGAAGAGCACCGAGTTGAGGGGGAAGAGGGGGAGCCGGACGGTGGTCACGACGCAGAAGCCTAATGCTCGCCGGGGCCGCCGCGACCGCCGCGCCCCCCGCGGGGATGTCCGGAACCCGTCGTCACCCGCCCGCCGGGCGTCGTTCCCCGCGGGTTCGCCCGTGCCTGGGGAACCGGCCGAGGGGGTCGTCCGTCTCCCGGTCCCAGGGGAACGAGGTGGCGTACGGGCCGGTCGGCCGCCGGCCCGTGGGCGCCGCGCGCCGCGGCCACCGGGGCGGGGCCCGGCCGGTCGCCGGGGGCGTCGAGGAACACGTCGTCGGCACCGGCCGCGGGGGCCCGGCCCGTGGCCGGTCCGCGCCGGAGAAACGCACGCGACACGGCCGGTACGCCGGCCGGCCCCGCCGGAAGGTCGTGCCGGCCGCGGTCCCCTTACGGGGCCGTGCGGGTCCGGGCGGCGCGGGGCGCGGGGCGGGTCCGGGACGGCGCGCGGGGCGAGCCGGGCAGTCCGCTCCCCGGTCCGTCCCGGGGGCCTGGGGTCGCGAGCCCCGCGCCGGGCCCGTCGGCGCCTCCGGCCGGTGGCCGTCCCGCTGCCCCGCGCGGGCCGCGAAGGCCGGGCATGCCGCCGCACGGGTCGCACGGCCACGCGACCCCACGGGCTGCGCGGGCCACGCGAGTGGCACGGGCCGCACGGGCCGCACGAGCCACGTGGATCGCACGAGCCGCGTGGCCCCACGGGCTGCGCGGGTCGCATGGGCTGCACGGGCCATGCGGGTCGCATATGGGCCACGCGGGTGGCATGGGCTGTACGGGCCGCGTGGGTCGCATGGGCCACGTGGGCCACGCGAGTGGCACGGGCCCCGCACGAGCCACATGACCCCACGGGCTGTGCGGGCCGCGTGGGCCGCACGGGCCACGGGCCACTGGCCCACCGGCCACGCTGGCCGCCACGGGGGCCACGGGGGCCACGGGGGCCACGGTCACACGGGCCAGGCGGGCGCCGTGCCGCCGCGCCGGTCGCGGCAGCCGCCCCGCACCGGCAGCGCGGTCAGTTGCGGCGCAGGAGGCGGGTGACGCCGGCGGTGACGGTGGTGGCGAGGACCCAGCCGAGGAGGATCAGGACCGCCGCCAGCCACTGCCAGCCGCCGCGCAACTGCCAGAAGCCCACCTGGCCCAGGTCGATCACCGGCAGCAGGAGGTCCAGGGCGAACAGGGCCGGGTTCCAGTCCGGGTGCTCGTCGCTCTTGATCGGCGGATGCTCGGCGCGGGAGAAGGCGACCGTGCCCGCCGCCCACAGCACCGCCATCCACACCGCCGCCCGGCCCGGCCGGTATCCGTAGGCGACCGTCCAGTCCTGGGCGTACCCCACCAGCTTGGCGGCGAGCGGCAGCGTCTCGCGGCGCCGGCGGTGCTTGGCGAGGAGCACCTCCCGGGCGTCCTCGTCCTCCCCGCCCGCCCGTAGCACGGCGGCCAGCCGCTCGTACGGCTCCGGGTGGTACTCGGCCGTCGCCGCCCCCACCCAGCGCAGCCGCTTCTCCAGCGGGAACGGGCCGCGCGGCACCAGCGTCTCGTAGGCGAAACCGCCCATGTGCAGCCGGCCGGGGCCGGGCCAGCTGTCGGCGCGGTCCATCAGGTTGACCACCCGCGCCCCCGACAGGACCACCCGCCCGCGCGCCGGACGCTCGCCCAGGAAGCGCAGCTCCGGCGTCTGCACCCGGCGCAGCGACAGCTCCTGGTCGTCGGCGAAGGAGAAACGTGCCTGCTCGAAGTCGACGGCGTCGCCGAACCGGCCGTCGTCCAGCCGCACCCCGCCCCGGCACTCGAACCGCTGCACCCGCGTCCCCTGCGGGGGCGTCGTGCCCCGCAGCATCGGCCCCTCGAGGCCCGCCGGGCTGAGGTACAGCGTGCGCTCCACGGTCAGCCGGGGCGCGTTGAGCGCGTGCCGCGTGTACGGGTTCAGCAGGCGCGCGCCGCGCAGGCTCAGCGACACGCCGACCTGGGCGCTGCGCAGGCTCATCTCGCCGTGCGACTCCAGCAGCTCCGCCTGGAGGTCCTGCCCGACGGTCAGCCCGTCCGCGGCGATGGACCGG
This genomic window contains:
- the ybaK gene encoding Cys-tRNA(Pro) deacylase, whose amino-acid sequence is MARKANRRQQGGTPATVALTAAGVPGTVHSYDHDPAHPSFGQEAAEAMGVPPEQVFKTLIADVDGALTVAVVPVAGRLDLKALASAVGGKRAAMADPALAERATGYVRGGISPLGQRKRLPTVLDSSASEHETIRVSAGRRGLEIELSPADLARLTDAVLAPIGRM
- a CDS encoding LON peptidase substrate-binding domain-containing protein, producing the protein MTTVRLPLFPLNSVLFPGLVLPLNIFEERYRAMMRELLKAPEDERRFAVVAIRDGHEVAPSAPGMPDPTARPERGPAAGFGADPADAFHKVGCVADAATVRERPDGTFEVLATGTTRVRLTSVDASGDFLTAALEPLAEDPGDESGALAEGVLRSFRQYQRRLAGARERTLATSGDLPDDPGVVSYLVAAAMMLDTPTKQRLLQAPDTASRLRDELRLLRSETAIIRHLPSLPAANLTHGPTSHN